GTACAATAATAAGAGCAAAGATAAATGTTTTGTGGGTTGTAGGTGAGCATGGTTAGGGTAAAGTTAATTAAAGTAAAAATCTTTGCTTGAAAGGAACCCCTTGAGTGACCTTAGCATTGGGTAAATCAGAACAGGTACAGTGTGTATAATTGGTGTTTGctttgatttgaatttgaatttgaatagtAGCAGCAGCGTGTGTCAGAATCAGAACAAGTATCTGTAATATAATGTGTATCTTACGCTAATTCTGTGTACCAAATTGGAATGCGTATAATAGTGCACTTTATTCTGCATTTATATACACCAACAAGAATCTACTCCAATTCATTTTTCTCGTGTTCCCCTGTCAATTTTCATTTATCCTTACACAATCCAAACATCATAAATTCACAATAATTAACTTTtgcttttcatttattttatttttgtaaaaaagtaaaacaaactGTACATTTTGTAGTTTATATTCACTCATCCCTCTACACTACAATGCACTTTTCAGTTCACTCACATCCAATCTAACATTGTCGATTACACTACCAGAAACTTTATCCTATTCCTAATAATTTAACACACCATGTTAATATGCTACATAAATAAACTATTGtagaacaaaataaaacaatgcATGTGAATCTTTAAATAGATGCGTTTTCTCGTATACGATCATCATCGAGTCGATAGTGGGTTAAAACTTCCCTAGCTCGAGCGCTTCTATATTGAAGTCGATGATGTAGTGTCTCAGACATCTGGTTGAAAAATTCTGCATCCCACCTTTGAATCAATAAAGGGTCTTCtgcataacaaatatatatcgATGTAACAGCACTCTCCACCACAACCATTGCCAATCCAACCTGAAAACATAATTACATATTTCATGCCACATTCATGGAATTagattttttgtattttttgtagACGCATATACTCATCTCGACTGTCTGGTCTAAATCAATAGCAGAGATTATTTAAAGCTTATTTAGTGAATGTGTAATATGAACTGTGCGATGCAGTTACATCAGTGAATCTAGACAGCCACACACAAACAATAACATTCAACATTATACATTATACATGCAGCTTGACAAACTTAAAGAAGGAAATTGGAACTTACCAAAACCATACCCATTAGCATGGATGTGGACCCAATCATAATAACTCTGTCACTCCATTTAATCCATGCCCATACACCAGAGCAAGTTCCAGTTATCAATCCGCCGAAAATGGTGCCCATTAGCAGGACGGCACCCGAACAATCATACGCCACGAGTGCCTCAACCCCAGTTGACTGGAATAACTCCCATGCATCTCTAGCCGAATGGTTAAAGCTTTTACCATTAACAGCAATCTGTAATTCACACCATGAACCATGTCATACTCCTCCTCAGAAATTAGTGCAAGTTTGAATTGACTGTGAGTTTGACAGAGTCATAGTAATTTTGGCAAAAATTACACTCTAAAGCTTCAACAAGATCACGGAACTACCGCGGTTTAGTCAACTTCGTTGCGAATCCAAACATGCATTTAAATGAAAATCAACAATCTGGTTAATGACATGGACACAGAAGCATACCTGAACATAGGCATACTTGTTAAAAAATCGAACAAGAGTCTCCACAAGATGGAAAAGAAAATCAACGCAACAAAGCAAACACTCATTGTTGCCAATCTTTGATCGAAGTCCACGTAtctgaaagaaaaaacaatatgctgataaaagaaaaataaaaaggaagagtctctataaataaagaaattaacttCAATTTGTGACAAAAGCAAATGATTGGTTACCTCCCATCGCAGTGTTCTAATAGCAGCGGTGAATAATGAGCCATAACAAATGCTACCAAAAGACGTTGTTAAGGCATATTGTAAAGATTTCATTAAGGAGTTGGCAGGAATTGAAGCTGCCTCTCTACCACCATGGGAAAGAACAAGAAACACCATCCCAGACACTATAACATGCACAGTATTACAGAGCACTGCACCTGTCCAAAATAAGCTTACAGAGAAAACCTGCAAGCATGAAATGTAATAACTGTGTAATCAGACAAGGAAAGCTTAAGCGATCGGCTCCCATAACCAGTCCAAACAAGAATATAGTATAGAATGAAGAGCAAAACTTGCCACCTCACCACAAGAAGCCACCAGCGTCCCCCGTCACTAAGGTTCGAAGCCACAACACCTGCTGCTCCAAATGACCATAAGACCATCCATAAAAGCACAACAAACATAAATGCATATGACACTCTCATAACCTCAGGAAGATTCCAAACCATCTTCACAGCTTTTTGCAGAACCAACATCGTAAATGGAAGTCTGGAGAAG
The genomic region above belongs to Cicer arietinum cultivar CDC Frontier isolate Library 1 chromosome 4, Cicar.CDCFrontier_v2.0, whole genome shotgun sequence and contains:
- the LOC101506087 gene encoding uncharacterized protein, which codes for MMDHSPTISSSSSDFASIPTTDQNAARSMRSGDGSEIVTADQSRRWHDVFWLGIFVIHLIALGFLLGVLGLNRFEKENRLNIDRYTPGLSGNAAAGLTETYWPLYAVAGGIGTVLGWSWMLLLGSRATQMMKVSVHILTTYLAVISVLCFWTEQFFWGVAFAIGAALQFLYVISVIDRLPFTMLVLQKAVKMVWNLPEVMRVSYAFMFVVLLWMVLWSFGAAGVVASNLSDGGRWWLLVVFSVSLFWTGAVLCNTVHVIVSGMVFLVLSHGGREAASIPANSLMKSLQYALTTSFGSICYGSLFTAAIRTLRWEIRGLRSKIGNNECLLCCVDFLFHLVETLVRFFNKYAYVQIAVNGKSFNHSARDAWELFQSTGVEALVAYDCSGAVLLMGTIFGGLITGTCSGVWAWIKWSDRVIMIGSTSMLMGMVLVGLAMVVVESAVTSIYICYAEDPLLIQRWDAEFFNQMSETLHHRLQYRSARAREVLTHYRLDDDRIRENASI